Proteins from a single region of Spodoptera frugiperda isolate SF20-4 chromosome 8, AGI-APGP_CSIRO_Sfru_2.0, whole genome shotgun sequence:
- the LOC118281394 gene encoding uncharacterized protein LOC118281394 — protein sequence MPYCTVCHVSVDNRQWSGHLRSNAHKNNSIAPFNSNVKIIKSSFKGRIVSYRIIATEELVHKLPESFLNKIRDQVKDLIDQSLKRHTSVKVNFELFLIFLLFKNDHQETKSFATKNFIINFNYDFDTIFKLVISLLLKRIEEFQERDSGWTFLNNSYFEVNINKYQPLSGSKFIPLPSFIKNKKACLNIKNNDKYCFLWCVVAGLYPATRHADRVSSYPRFQDVLNVNDLSFPITFTDIANFEKNNRNINIYVYGLKNNKTVVGPLYKTINKKCRSIHLLYLENDSNSHYCLIKNLPRLVRSQISKHHGKLYYCESCLLFFPTLSQLETHLCGGVVTILPDRGSVLKFKNFQRKQDIPFVVYADFETLLIPISSDEYDTVNTTYTQRHAPAAFAYNIVSSFNDNDNKRYRSYRGKDCVAKFIEFLTQDVIEIYKILTKNNPMIFTDKDVEDFRNAIKCHICENLLWSDRVRDHCHITGKYRGAAHRHCNLQHKVPKFIPIFFHNLSGYDCHLFAPV from the exons ATGCCTTACTGCACAGTTTGTCATGTATCTGTAGATAATCGTCAGTGGTCTGGTCATTTACGTAGTAATGCACATAAAAACAATAGCATAGCTCCTTTTAAcagtaatgtaaaaataatcaaGTCCTCGTTCAAAGGACGTATTGTAAGTTATAGGATTATTGCAACCGAGGAGTTAGTCCATAAATTACCAGagagttttttaaataaaattcgagATCAAGTCAAGGATCTGATCGACCAGTCATTAAAAAGACACACATCtgttaaagttaattttgaattatttttgatatttcttttgtttaaaaacgatCACCAAGAAACTAAATCATTTGCtacaaaaaactttattattaattttaattacgattTTGACACAATTTTCAAATTAGTTATTTCATTACTTCTCAAAAGAATAGAAGAATTTCAGGAAAGAGATAGCGGATGGACATTTTTGAATAACTcttattttgaagtaaatattaacaaatatcaGCCTCTCAGTGGATCTAAATTTATTCCTTTaccaagttttataaaaaataaaaaagcttgCTTGAATATTAAGAACAACGACAAGTACTGCTTTCTATGGTGCGTGGTGGCAGGCTTGTATCCTGCAACCCGACATGCCGACAGAGTTTCATCATATCCTCGTTTTCAGgatgttttaaatgttaatgaTTTGTCATTTCCCATCACGTTCACAGATATagctaattttgaaaaaaataatcgtaatattaatatttatgtatatggtttgaaaaataataaaaccgttGTAGGTccattatataaaacaattaataaaaaatgtaggaGCATCCACTTATTGTATCTAGAAAATGATAGTAATTCCCATTACTGTCTTATTAAGAATTTACCCCGTTTAGTTCGAAGTCAAATTTCTAAACATCatggtaaattatattattgtgaatcttgtttattgttttttcctaCTCTTAGTCAACTTGAAACACATCTGTGTGGAGGGGTCGTTACTATTTTGCCAGATAGGGGATCAGtactaaagtttaaaaattttcaaagGAAACAAGACATTCCATTTGTAGTTTATGCTGATTTTGAAACACTCTTAATACCGATTTCCAGCGATGAATATGATACAGTTAACACAACATATACCCAGCGACACGCGCCGGCCGCTTTTGCTTATAACATAGTATCTTcttttaatgataatgataacaaaCGGTATAGAAGTTATCGCGGTAAGGATTGTGTTGCAAAATTTATAGAGTTTCTTACTCAGGATGtaattgaaatatataaaatactaactaaaaacaaccctaTGATATTTACTGATAAAGATGTTGAGGATTTTAGAAATGCAATTAAGTGTCACATATGTGAAAACTTGCTGTGGTCTGACAGAGTTAGAGATCACTGTCACATCACTGGTAAGTACCGTGGCGCAGCTCATCGACATTGTAACCTACAGCATAAAGTACCAAAATTcataccaatattttttcataacttgTCAGGATATGATTGccatttattt gcACCAGTTTAG
- the LOC118281414 gene encoding uncharacterized protein LOC118281414: MTSIAGSDVMFSQYAQDPYEEFNEMIRCERAPLRTRLGCSQAPKEKKNTSRRKDKSKHHNSTQSFVMSRHHRRGSKLIKISVIELCNDSPDSDSDSNSDNVIIQAQYVVKDAVDFIMDETESLVKKISKSLIDSDF, from the exons ATGACTTCg ATAGCGGGATCAGATGTTATGTTCAGTCAATACGCACAGGATCCGTATGAAGAATTTAATGAGATGATCCGATGCGAACGCGCTCCGTTGCGAACGCGCCTGGGTTGCAGCCAGGCTCCGAAAGAAAAGAAGAATACGTCTCGACGCAAGGACAAATCTAAACACCATAATTCGACTCAATCTTTCGTCATGAGTAGACATCATCGGCGAGGCAGTAAACTGATAAAAATCTCAGTGATCGAGTTGTGCAATGATTCTCCGGACAGTGATAGTGACAGTAATAGTGATAACGTTATTATCCAAGCGCAATACGTAGTTAAAGACGCGGTTGACTTTATTATGGACGAAACGGAGTCGTTAGTTAAGAAAATATCGAAATCATTAATTGATAGTGACTTTTAA
- the LOC118275705 gene encoding uncharacterized protein LOC118275705 gives MSDSEGSYYQPTIERKTKTGRKPTENKRKSKSDRPSKKAASDSDIFGISHDHEAGADVGSSGRACLPSLFVYRVANGCERRTAHTDGEYYIDCKVYRANDARNTDSLELWKKAIVRIKLQTDIDSPQWQKLQEFVKSADVLFPDKPIFYDNK, from the exons at GTCCGATTCTGAGGGTTCTTATTATCAACCAACCATTGAACGAAAAACGAAAACTGGTCGCAAACCTACAGAAAACAAACGCAAATCAAAATCAGACCGTCCCAG taaaaaagCTGCGAGTGATAGCGATATATTCGGTATCAGTCACGACCACGAGGCAGGCGCGGACGTCGGATCATCAGGTCGAGCATGCCTGCCGTCGCTGTTCGTGTACCGAGTGGCCAACGGGTGTGAGCGACGCACAGCTCACACCGATGGCGAATATTACATCGACTGCAAGGTGTACCGAGCTAACGACGCGCGCAACACCGACTCGCTAGAGCTATGGAAGAAGGCAATCGTACGGATCAAGCTCCAGACCGACATAGACTCTCCTCAGTGGCAAAAACTGCAGGAGTTTGTAAAGTCCGCAGATGTTTTGTTCCCCGACAAACCTATATTTTAcgataataaatag